The genomic interval CACCGACCCTGGCAACCTGCCGGACGTCGACCCGGATGCCCGGCGCAAGGCTCGCGGCGAGTTCCTCGACCACATCGCCCACCTGCCAGACATGCTGCTGGCCAACATCTATGCCCCGGACCTTACGGTGATCTGGTCCACCAACCCGGCGCTGATTGGCAAGCTGATTGATACTGACGACGACCTGGCGAGGGCGTTCGAGTACAAGATGCGGGTCTCGGCCAGCTACCACAACTTCGAACAGGCCCGTGCCGAGCAGAAATTCGTCACCCCGCCCGAGCAGCTGTTCATCGAAAACTACATTCCGCTGTTCGCTGCCGATGGCGAGCACGTCACGGCAATGGTCGAAATCTACAAAGAGCCCCATGACCTGATTGTGCGCATCGAGCATGGCCTGATACTGATCTGGCTGGCGATCACCGTCGGCGCCGCGCTGGTCTACGTCGGCCTGTACGGCATCATGCACCGCGCTGCACGGCTGCTGGCGGTGCAGCAGAAGCGGCTGATCAACAACGAAACCTATGTCGCGTTGGGGGAGGTGTCCTCAGCGGTGGCCCACAGCCTGCGCAACCCGCTGGCCAGTATCCGCTCCAGTGCCGAGTTGGCCCAAGCGTTCGACGAAGGCCCGGCGCAGCGCAATATCAACGACATCATCAGCCAGGTTGACCGGATGTCGCAGTGGATCCGCCAGATGCTGCAGTCGCTGCGTCCGCTGAACGATGAGGCGGTTGCGGTGGACTTGACGCTGGCCTTGCAGGACAGCCTTCAAACCTACGCCGTGCCGCTGGCGCGTGGCGGGGTAAGCCTGGACCTGCAGCCGTTACCGGCGGTACAGGTATTGGGGCATCCGGCTTTACTGCGGCAGATATTCAGCAGTTTGATCGCCAATGCCCTCGAATCGATGGATCAGGGCGGACGGTTGCGTATCGAGGTGGTACGCCATGACCGGCGTGGCCTGACCTTGCGCCTGTCTGACAATGGCAGGGGCATGAGCGAAGTGCAGCAGCGCATGGCCTTCCGGCCATTTTTTACCACCAAGCAAGGTGGGCTTGGGGTGGGCCTGGTGCTGGTGAAACGTATCATGGAGCGCTTCGGCGGCACCGTCAGGCTCAGCAGCAGTGAGGGCCATGGCACCCGGGTGTCGTTGAATTTCCGATTGGTCAGAAATTAATGTTTTGCGCTAAGAATAGTTTCTAACACGTTGATATATATGAGATCAGTGGTTCCTGGGTACTTATTACCCAACTGTGGGGCCTTTTCTTGAAGTCGCATTTAACTATGCACCTTAAAGCATTGAAAATTATAGCTTTACGGTCCTCTGGGTTTGGCTGGCCAACTTCTTGCTTGGTGATGTGCGGAGCGCTACACACGACAAATGGCAGCCAGGGCTGCCCAGGTGGGGTGCTATCAACTGGCTGCTGCTGTTGGCCTTGATGCATTTCTGAACGGACGCACTGTGCGGGAACCACGCCATGCAGATGCTGGAAAACGATGTTCGCGACAAGGCCAGTGCGAGTGCCAGCGGTCTGGCCGTACCCTTGCGTGAGTTCAACCTGCTGCGCTGGTTTTCAGTCATCAGCCTGTTGATCATCACTGCGGTGGCGGGCGGGCTGGGTTATGTGTCCACGCGCTTCGTGGTCCGCGATAGCGTGCAGCGTGATGCGATGCTGACCGCGCAGTTCATCCAGGCCATGGCCCAGGCCGAGGTCCGCCATTCGCAGTTGCCACCGGGCACCACCATGGGCGAACTGCTCGACCCGCGCCTGGACCAGCAGCACCTGCAGTTTGCCCCGGCGCTGGCCGAATCGACCCGGGTCGAATTTCTTGACCATGTCGAGCACCTGCCTGATATTTTGCTGGCCAATGTCTATGCCCGCGACCGCACCATCGTCTGGTCCACCAACGTCGAGCTTATCGGCAAGCGGATAGAGGCTGATGGCGATCTGGACCGTGCTTTCCATTCGCGCAGGGCGGTGTCGGCCAGCTATCACAAGGCTGAAGATGACCGCGAGGAGCAGAAGTTCCTGCGTGAACCGCGCTACCTGTTCATCGAGAACTACATCCCCCTGTTCGACAGCCAAGGTGAACAGGTGCTGGCCATGGTGGAGATCTACAAGGAGCCACAGGACCTGATACGGCGCATCCAGCGCGGCTATGTACTGATCTGGGCTTCGACCCTGGTGGGTGGAGCGCTGATCTACTTCGGGCTGTTCTGGATCGTACGTCGGGCGGCGCAGATGCTGCATCTGCAACAGGACCGGCTGGTGGCCAGCGAAACCTACGTGGCGCTGGGCGAGATGTCGTCTGCTGTGGCGCACAGCCTGCGCAACCCGTTGGCCAACATCCGCTCCAGCGCCGAACTGGCGCAGGAAATCGCCAACCCAGCGGCGCAGAAAAACATCACCGACATCATCAGCCAGGTCGACCGCATGTCACGCTGGGTGCGCGACTTGCTGGTGTCGTTGCGCCCGGTCAGTGACGAGGCAGAGGCT from Pseudomonas fortuita carries:
- a CDS encoding sensor histidine kinase yields the protein MDIAPRSDAIEVPAGNELAAPRKPFNLLRWYAWVSLAIIVSVAAGLGLISSRFIIDESVERDALLTAQFITSIADAEVRHVSIPNVRTMGELLDPRTDPGNLPDVDPDARRKARGEFLDHIAHLPDMLLANIYAPDLTVIWSTNPALIGKLIDTDDDLARAFEYKMRVSASYHNFEQARAEQKFVTPPEQLFIENYIPLFAADGEHVTAMVEIYKEPHDLIVRIEHGLILIWLAITVGAALVYVGLYGIMHRAARLLAVQQKRLINNETYVALGEVSSAVAHSLRNPLASIRSSAELAQAFDEGPAQRNINDIISQVDRMSQWIRQMLQSLRPLNDEAVAVDLTLALQDSLQTYAVPLARGGVSLDLQPLPAVQVLGHPALLRQIFSSLIANALESMDQGGRLRIEVVRHDRRGLTLRLSDNGRGMSEVQQRMAFRPFFTTKQGGLGVGLVLVKRIMERFGGTVRLSSSEGHGTRVSLNFRLVRN
- a CDS encoding sensor histidine kinase, producing the protein MQMLENDVRDKASASASGLAVPLREFNLLRWFSVISLLIITAVAGGLGYVSTRFVVRDSVQRDAMLTAQFIQAMAQAEVRHSQLPPGTTMGELLDPRLDQQHLQFAPALAESTRVEFLDHVEHLPDILLANVYARDRTIVWSTNVELIGKRIEADGDLDRAFHSRRAVSASYHKAEDDREEQKFLREPRYLFIENYIPLFDSQGEQVLAMVEIYKEPQDLIRRIQRGYVLIWASTLVGGALIYFGLFWIVRRAAQMLHLQQDRLVASETYVALGEMSSAVAHSLRNPLANIRSSAELAQEIANPAAQKNITDIISQVDRMSRWVRDLLVSLRPVSDEAEAVDLVAAIEDTHLAFVQQIERNGVRFHFEGPDQQWVASQPLQLTQILNSLFSNALEAMPAGGMLTAQVNVQDGQRAEFVLTDTGKGMSQQQERMVFKPFFTTKQGGLGVGLALVKRIMERFGGSVSLSSRQEEGTRVSLTFNIAAGGEHGAQHPGRRG